The genomic window AGCTACTATTTCCTCTCTTACAACAGCAATATATTCCCCCCTATATTTAAGCCTTTCTTCTAAATGTGAATCTAACCAATTTGCTTCCTTATCACAGGGTATTTTATTATGTTTCATCTTTTTATCATCTCCTCTCTTTTAAATTTTTCCCTGCCTGCAATGAGCATGCCGTTGGCGGGCATTCCTCTTTTTAAATTGCTCTTATTCTCTCAAGTCCATTCAATATTCAAGAGGCTGTTGACAAGAAAAAGTATAGTCCCTTTGATGAGGAAGAAGTTTTAATGTATGTATAACTCTATTAAAATAAAGCACTTGAGAGGTTACACTTAAATTTACATGGATTTATTCAC from bacterium includes these protein-coding regions:
- a CDS encoding DUF5678 domain-containing protein → MKHNKIPCDKEANWLDSHLEERLKYRGEYIAVVREEIVAHGIDFIEVIEKGKKVSDDPLIAKIPKEDLMVV